A part of Anabas testudineus chromosome 9, fAnaTes1.2, whole genome shotgun sequence genomic DNA contains:
- the LOC113151328 gene encoding uncharacterized protein LOC113151328: MVDSGRRKHLSFSAFRGRQQAANHRRFCIIWINRMVNKQVEKRLADLCSEFLLINEALREEIVIEIQEQLRVLAAREANERSLHYTKLDHEPRMTLRWLREMEEYRKNAEEDQVDANSLGLDTIRFHFSERTDGNSNDEDISHGDSTYDANVADSSSRQAKREQEGNKRALSDLATGDESSRTLFHNFKTETRRCKKIYVRGTLMEEQWKEWMEMRGNHYKVQPVDEQQTENQREAARPPQKQNIKGVGTARKVRAYFRELFHPRASFKWKRLEDETDHFSFEEE; encoded by the coding sequence GGGGAGACAGCAGGCAGCGAATCACAGGAGGTTCTGCATCATTTGGATCAACAGGATGGTTAATAAACAGGTAGAGAAGCGTCTTGCTGACCTGTGTTCAGAATTCCTTCTCATAAATGAGGCTCTGAGAGAGGAGATAGTGATTGAGATTCAGGAGCAGCTGAGGGTGCTGGCGGCAAGAGAAGCAAATGAGAGATCCTTACATTACACTAAGTTGGATCATGAGCCAAGGATGACGTTAAGGTGGCTCAGAGAAATGGAGGAATATAGGAAGAATGCTGAAGAGGATCAAGTAGATGCAAATTCACTTGGCCTGGATACAATAAGATTTCACTTTTCTGAAAGAACTGATGGTAATAGTAATGATGAAGACATTAGTCATGGTGACAGCACTTATGACGCCAATGTTGCTGACTCCAGCTCACGACAAGCTAAAAGAGAGCAGGAAGGAAACAAGAGGGCTTTATCAGATCTTGCCACTGGTGATGAAAGCTCAAGGACTCTCTTCCATAACTTCAAGACTGAGACACGCAGATGTAAAAAAATCTATGTGCGTGGAACATTAATGGAGGAACAATGGAAAGAATGGATGGAAATGAGAGGAAACCATTACAAAGTGCAGCCAGTTGatgaacaacaaactgaaaatcagCGAGAGGCAGCACGTCCtccacaaaagcaaaacataaaagGAGTGGGAACTGCGAGGAAAGTCAGGGCCTACTTCAGAGAACTGTTTCATCCTCGTGCATCTTTTAAGTGGAAGAGATTAGAAGACGAGACTGaccatttttcttttgaagaagaataa